The Saxibacter everestensis genome has a window encoding:
- a CDS encoding TadE/TadG family type IV pilus assembly protein: protein MARLRKTSGARTGARDRGSSAIEMAFIAPVLILFIFFVVQAALFFYGKNVAVQSAREGVSQLRLLSDREQFAAGSGDIERYTENFASSIGRESLIGAEATSRFDGEKGEASMTVTGRVISLVPGLKLTASGEASGQIERFEPAQ from the coding sequence ATGGCCCGGCTTCGGAAGACCAGCGGCGCACGAACCGGTGCGAGAGATCGCGGCAGCAGCGCCATCGAGATGGCATTCATAGCGCCGGTGCTTATCCTGTTCATCTTCTTCGTCGTCCAGGCCGCGCTGTTCTTCTATGGCAAGAACGTGGCTGTGCAATCGGCTCGCGAAGGAGTCTCGCAGCTGAGACTGCTTTCAGACCGGGAGCAGTTTGCCGCCGGGTCAGGTGACATCGAGCGCTACACCGAGAACTTCGCCTCGAGCATCGGAAGGGAATCACTGATCGGCGCGGAGGCGACCTCCAGGTTTGACGGCGAAAAGGGCGAGGCCTCGATGACAGTGACCGGCCGGGTGATCTCCCTGGTGCCCGGGCTCAAACTGACTGCCAGCGGCGAGGCTTCCGGGCAGATCGAGCGATTCGAGCCCGCCCAGTGA
- a CDS encoding TadE/TadG family type IV pilus assembly protein, producing the protein MSVELVIIIPMLLLVVALVYAYARVALVNANFEAGVRDAARAASQSRSAGEAEETARRVVEQGVARQSPQCLESLRIESIPDLTPGYVVTVQAECDYALSDLLVFVPGEVTVASQFSSPVDPNRGVTP; encoded by the coding sequence ATGTCGGTCGAGCTGGTGATCATCATCCCGATGCTGTTGCTCGTCGTCGCCCTGGTGTACGCCTACGCCCGGGTTGCGCTGGTCAACGCCAACTTCGAAGCGGGAGTTCGCGACGCTGCCCGGGCTGCCAGCCAGTCCCGCAGCGCCGGTGAGGCGGAGGAGACCGCACGCCGGGTGGTCGAACAAGGAGTCGCCCGGCAGTCGCCACAGTGCCTGGAAAGCCTGCGCATCGAATCGATACCTGACCTGACGCCCGGATATGTGGTCACGGTGCAGGCCGAGTGCGACTATGCGCTGAGCGACCTGCTGGTGTTCGTTCCTGGTGAGGTGACGGTGGCCTCGCAGTTCTCCTCGCCGGTCGACCCCAACCGCGGCGTCACGCCATGA
- a CDS encoding pilus assembly protein TadG-related protein: MMELRRRLLCINQGDSDSGCADRGSVSPMVPILTIVILLLGGLIVDSGRQLNARGRAVAYAQEAARAGAARIDLTSADLRLQPVDQVAQAVATYCAEVEADGAVTSCEFRRIDPVSASDDRKLVVVVDVTLSVRATLMGIVGVQELNASGTGRARPFEGVDEPEA; encoded by the coding sequence ATGATGGAGCTACGTCGAAGGCTGCTGTGCATCAATCAGGGTGATAGCGACTCGGGATGCGCCGACCGGGGCTCGGTGTCTCCCATGGTGCCGATCCTGACCATCGTGATCCTGCTGCTCGGAGGCCTGATCGTTGATTCCGGACGGCAGCTCAACGCGCGCGGCCGGGCCGTTGCGTACGCGCAGGAAGCGGCGCGTGCCGGTGCGGCTCGGATCGATCTGACCTCGGCCGACCTCAGGCTGCAGCCAGTCGATCAGGTCGCGCAAGCGGTGGCCACCTACTGTGCCGAGGTCGAAGCGGACGGCGCGGTGACCTCGTGCGAATTCCGCCGAATCGATCCGGTGTCCGCCAGCGACGACCGCAAGTTGGTTGTCGTCGTCGACGTCACCCTCTCGGTGCGCGCAACTCTGATGGGCATCGTCGGAGTGCAGGAACTGAACGCATCAGGCACCGGCCGGGCCAGGCCGTTTGAAGGCGTCGACGAGCCGGAGGCTTGA